TAAACTGCAAGTCAGCCACTGTACAAATTGCCTTTCAAGATGTTCCAGCAACATTTCAATTAGAGCGTTAACTCCTTAAGAGATATACAACCTACGATATACAGCTATTGTGCAATTCAATTAAAactcagacagaagaaaaaagatgtcTTGTTTGTGAAGAAACTGCCATCTGTCCATTAGCTTTTATCGCACTTCAGACTATCAGAAAACAAgtaaaggtgggaaaaaaaattattttccactaGCATCCAGTTAGTTTCCTATGACCTTGAACGCTAACGAAATGCTTTTCATTAAATGACAGCTAAGAGaacacagagtgaaaaaaaaacagtctgtTAAGAAATTTGGACCTTGTATTTAGGACCTTACATTTCCTTCAATAGATCCTATGTATCATGTTGTATGGAGCatgagttttttttaaaacctcaccTGCCTACCTATTACAAatcattgcaataaaaatattacttttttttccccacactgcaCTAGGCAACTTTCTTTCCAGCCAAAGACAAGGAATTTAGTGAAGaatcataaaaaaaattgaactatGAACTCTGGCATAGCCAGGAGTAGCAACTCAACTACTCCAGAGTGCTTAGAAAATAGGCTTTAGATTTTACACCAAGAAATTGGATTTATTGTAAATGCCACAGTCACATTGATAGACAGAGCACAGACTTCTGgtaacaaacaaacatacattttTGTAACTAAGCGTTTCTACTTggtaaataaatgcattttgcacaGCCTTCCTTTTAAATGTGCCTAAACTAACCTAAATAAGCAGACAGCATAGCAGAAAAGGGAAACTTATGTGAGTAACTGTTTCTTAAGCAGTATATTATTTTTACTatgtatataatattttatattatatacacacacattttcatCAACAGTTCAAATTATACccgaataaaaaaaaacaaaaccaaaactggcGCTCCTCCAATACATTTACCACCTTTCCCTCAGGCATAGTTAATCCAGGTATTTGTCAAGATAGAGGAATGACAGTTAAAAAGACTCCCCCCCACAAGAAACAAGTTACACAAAGAATACTGTATCACTACAAATTTTTTATTCAGAagcccatctttaaaaaaaatctcattatgaACTTGTTTGGTCAAACTACAACACTTTCTAGCAGACATACAGTAAAAATGGCATGGCTCAGAATCGACCAGATCTTTCACGATCTCTTGACCGCCTCCTATCGCGctcacgtcctcctcctcctccaccaccacctccacgACCACGATCTCTGGATCTAGACCGACGTTCACGGGACCTCGACCTGGATCTATGCCTTCAAAGAAAGTTTGAACATTTTATTGTTTCATCACATTCAGCAATTTACTTGCAGTACCACACAGTAGAACACTTAAAGGATGTAAGTAATGAGGGAGAAGAAAGACAACGTGGCATTAGAAGGATTGGTAAATTGGCACTCAGGCTGCAAAACCATGAATTTACAAACTGAACAAAATTAATACCGAGGAGTCAACACACACTGTTAAAAGACTCAACTGTTCACTGCCAGTCATCCATTATAATGCGTGTGGAAAACTTAAGGAAAGGCACACAGAGGAACCAAATGCACTTACACAGCTGTTAATTAAAGAAGCAAAAGAAGGGGACACCTGCTTTTGCAGTTATGAATAGCTCTTAACAACACACAGCAAAAGCCTACAGCTGTTTGTAAGTCCACTCCTATTAAATCAACTGCATTAATTAGCAATTACAactcagttctctttttttttttcttttctttttttccttctccccccaccacTTCCAGAAGCTATTAGCATTTGCAAATAATCTTCCCTGCCTCTGAGGTCAATGACTTAAATTCAGGAAGAAAGCTAAAACCACCCAGAATGTACTGCCAACACAGCTACTATGGATTTATAGCTTATATGGCatttgtgaaggaaaaagagTGGTTTGAATGTTTTTAAGCATTTTAGAAAAGTCAATTTTATAAAATAGGTAAACAGTACAGTTTTAAATAGGTATAGAAATTACAGCAGAACTAAAAAGCTCCGGGAAACGAATGCTACAAGTCTTAAGTTTGCAGAATATTGTTCCATGGCAAGATGTTTTGGGGTGGGAGTGTAGGTGGTGACAAATTTTACTATGAGAGACACATACATAACTCTTGCATACCATTGAGCTGTCCAGAATTACTAAATTAACCTATTATTCAAAAGTTGTGGTTTGCCCTCCTTTTTTCTACTCAAAAAACTTTGATGTATTTCATTCTGTGTAGAACTACTTCCAGGTCTACAATCTACCTGTGAAACCCCACTAAcacaagaactgttttttttttttatatcaagcCTTACTGCTAACCTGTGACAGCTTTAGCTGCACAAAGAATTTAAACAGGGCCAATAAAGACAAAACTGGATGGAGGAttcagtattttatttgttttgccaCAGACTGAAATTGGGCTATGGGCAAAACAATCATATTCCGAAGCCAAACAGGTAAGTCTGATCTTTCTTGCAATAAAAGGTGATACCTTTTAGTTAGCCTTACTAAGTCCAAGAGATCCAGATTCAGATTCACAGAAGTGACCAAAAGGCTAATACAAGAGCATACTTTGTCTTTTTCGTAAGTCATTCTAACATCTCAAAAGCttacatttcagtttaaattaatattaattggGCTATTTTATGAAAGTATTTAGGCACAAATACATGTGTCTAAGCAACACAATCtgcattttccaaagttaaattCATCCTCACAAATTCTAAGACACTGCCAATTAGAGACATTTATAGGAAAAACATGTTCACAATCCCAGGCTCCTTCCGTGATTGAAAGAAACCTACAAAATTGTGCTCTACATAAAGAGAAGCTCAATAATTTTACATGCCTATCCTAAATAGCAAGGTCCTAAAAGCAAGCAGATTGAATCCAGCTCAAAGTGAACCATCCACAAGACAGGTACCATAGTAACAGCAGTGGTATAAGCCTTTCTACAAGGTaccttaataaataaataatttaatataaatatataataaaatgtatttatcacAATCTTTTTTTGCATTAAGCAAAATTACTATTCCTTTGCCCTACTGAAAATTCCTATCAAGAAGGGTCACACTGTGAGGCTAGTATTAATAAAAAGTGAGCTTAATACAGTGATCGCCTGTTACTAACACTACGGAATGAATACAGGCTAGGAAAGTTAGCCATTAACTGTTAAAACCAAATAAGGTTGGGTATTGAATATGATCTATAGACCTGCTTGATTGTGCATAATGGTGAAAGTGGCCAATCTGATCCTGCCAAAGTGCCCATTAGCCAAGTATAGCCTGCTTCTAACAGAGGCCACAAGCAAATACATTTAGAAGGCAATACAACAGAGAAGAGGCATAAAGCAATACTTCTCCCAAATAATGTCCGCCTGTAACAGTTTGCAGTTTAGAGATCTGAACCACAGGTAGGTCCTATGTACTTAGTAACTCAGTGAATATTCTTCTCCTTGAACCCTGCCTTCTCTTAAAGCCACATCAACCCTCAGCATCCACAGCACTGCAGAGCAAGCAGcaccacaacttttttttttttaaagaaagacctATTCCTTTGTTCTAAACTGGCCATTTTCTAGCTTTACTTGTTGCCCCTTCATTGGCATGTGTCAGAACTGCATTAGAAAAAACAAGAGAGGTCTTAAGTTTAAAGGTTTGCCTTCAGAATTTTCAGCAATCGATCCTTAATTTACCTGTTTTAATCGTGTTTAAAGCAAACTTACTTTTTACGACGACGCCCATACAACTCGCGTCTTAACTCTCGAGAAATGGGCTTCAAATGCATAAAGTTGCAGAAACCTCCTCGTGTACACTCTCTGAAACAGAATTCAAGAGACAGTTGAAAGTCCCAGCTCTACACTGTATCTGTTTGCCCTAAGCCCTAGTGGACCTCTAGCCATCGAAGACTTAATCACCTCTAACAATAAAACCAGTAAATCGCGAGCACCGTTTACTGACACTGACTCACTCCTAGATCAAAATCCTAAAAAGATGGCAGAAGTCAAGAGGTTGACTGCAGGTCCTCCATATTAACATTACCTGAAGTGGTTTTCTCGCTACGCTAAGCTACGCATAAAAGCCACACCCAAGCAACCACCCTGTCTGTGCAAGCATTTCGAAGAGACTGCCACAGGCAGACAGGAAGTCACTTTTTACCCCATTTCATATTGACGGCAACAGGCCTCTCTGAAGTCAGTCACAGGTGAAAGCTCAGCATGAATGGGCTGTCCATTAAACCAGCGATTGTTCAGGTCTATCACAGCCTTTTCCGCATCTTCTTCACGGcgaaactaaaagaaaattaacattttctcatGTTATAGAGAAGCAACAGAAATAGATCAAAGATTCCTATCAAATCCATTGTGCGATATCTGAGGCTTAGACTAGTAATCAAAGTAGAAGCTACTTCAGAGTTCCTGGGACAGTCCATCAAATCAAGGGTAGAGACACTAGCTTTTCATTAATCAGGACTCAGAGCTAATCAAAACATGgatattttctcttatttatgTTCTTTCAAGTTTTGTGGCTTGTATTAAAAGATACGATAGAAGATGCTGTGTTTTTCTTAGTACAACTTTCAACACAGAGAATGCTTAAGAGTACTTTCTAGAACACCAATGCTCCAAgtgtaatggatttttttcaaacatttaagAGAAATCTGCATGAGAACTGAAGCTCTCATTCATTTAAATTAGAATTTACAAAAATCTGATCCTGTTTTATGATGAATGTAAAACTTAATTTGAAATTCCTTTTCACAGCTAACCacttgcaaatttttaaaaacaacttttatttcCGATTATGACATACACAGCTGAGAATTTTGGGCGTGAAAATATCTTCCAGTTAAGGGAATGtacagtaaaaatattaaaacaaactcTCTCACACCTCCCCAAGACTGCATACACACAATAAGACTTCCGCAGGTGACAACTTTGTACTCGTTATTCAAGAGATACCAATGACTTTTAAGAACTAAACATAAGTGCTCCAGTTTGCACCTTAAACCACCCAGCGACTGCCAAATGTAACCTGATTACAAGATGTTTTGTTTAACTGGGAAGTTAGAAAATAAATGCACCTGTTGAAAATAAACACACCTGTTGCGAATAAACCTCTGCTCATATTGAAGTGCTTAAAAGGCGGTGTGATGGGAAGACAGACCCCAAATTAATCCTGGCAAACTAAACAGTCCAGCAGTGGTGACTGTGTTTATACAATGTAAAGAAAACAAGTGTTAATCTTTATGAAAATGACACAGACTTTGACTATCAAGAAAGCCTCTCATCATTTCTTAACATTTCTTTCAGATTCCATTCACATTTTCACTCTTTCTACTTTATATTGTAAAGTTGGAGAGGAGCTTATATCCTGAAGATATGCTCTCACAAAATCTACAGCCATAcagtagcttttaaaattataaatcaaTAAATACCACCTCTACTGATTATATAAACATGTCTCTCTTTATCCTACCTTTACGTATACATTTCCAACTAGATGATCTCCAAGGTTATCACAAACGTTCATCTCCTCAACTTCaccatatttttcttccatttctgtgaAGACCTCCTAAACACAAAGCAACCAATTAAAAATTTGCAGCATGTTTTTTGTAAGTACAGAAGTACTGCATTTAGCTGTTACTAAGTACAAAAGAAGGccttccttaaaaaaagcaaaacaaaaaaaacctttttttacgTTTCTGATTTTAAAGTTAGTACTTGCTTGGCCTGTACTGTGTCCATCTGTAAGTACAGCACTAACAGGATACaataaaaagctacagaaaacaatATGCATACAGTATTTACAGAAATTACATAAGATGCACTGAAAACACTACATATAAGGCTTGATGCTATAGTTTTACTTAATTTGCTTCTATACAAATAAGTATAGTTTAAATTTAGAGGAAAGAAGGGGATTATGGAATCAAAATGCTACTTCGCTTAAGTTGCTGATTTTTAAACAGTCTATTATAAAGTTAAAGCCAAACTAACCAAAGGTTATACCAGGAAATATTTAGCACTGAAAGTTGTAAGTTTTATATGAACACCTGAGGAAACAAGCGCTTTTCTCTGAATTCATCTAATTGTGCTATACATTGAATCCATTTAACTTATTTGTGACAACAAATCCACAAACGCTTTAATGCATTTTTACATCTTTTACATACCTCAAAGAATTCATCATAATGTTCCTGCATCTCAACATCGCTCACAGCACCTGTAAAAATCAAGAGTCATATCGATTAGAGCATATAAATAAGGAAGACGACATTTTGATCATACTACAACACAATCTAGAGAGGCCGCCTGGAGCATAAAAGACACCATATAGCATGGAGCTAACTAataggaatattaaaaataagtatgCGTGAAGAGCTTTGAGTCCCCAAAGTATATGTCAAAACATTACATTGACATGATCAAATCAGAACAAGTTTTAATCAGAGCCAAACTTGTATGCCACAAATttaaaggaagggggaaaggaattACTTGGAAATATCACTTAAATTTAATGTACAGTCCCACCCTCTATCTACCAACAATTTTACCTAAACAGAAGGCAAGTGCTTTGTtacatttgcatattttaaagcgTGATTACAATTTAGTGTTCCTCTTCCTAAAggcagaatttcattttaacatgTCCACCTCTCCAGCATATACACTAGAATTTCAGAGTTCACAATGTAACGTAGcccgggattttttttttaatttgctcaaaaTAGTTATTGAAATGACACACTTTTCTCAGTGCCCTCAAAGAAGCGTACCATAATGCTTTGCAATAGAGCAACGTGCTAGTTTAATTTTGAATATCACTTAATTTTTCTGTAGTCCTGCAGAACACCTTTTAGTGCAAGACAAGCCAGCCATATATTCAGGTTAGATTATTTTCATGCTCCAAGCTGGACTTTACAAATGAGCGCTGCTTGCCTGCTGCTATAAAAAAACAACGTAAGTTTGGctgatttttcaaagcattaagaatataaaaataaaatttcatttttttcttccagtttacaGCATTTTAAACTACATTAAGCTGTATACATTAAAGCCTAATGTATTAGCTCTTCAGCAGTTAAGTGGTTTATTAAGATCAAGCGGAGCAGTTTTAAAGTGAACCCTGCATTTTATGCTAGAAAAATATTCTAGCCTTTAGATTACAAACACTACTGTTTTAGTTCACAGAATGTGAAAGACAAGAAGCTGAGCCAACAAAGCTGAGTTTATTCACTTCAGGCTGCtatgaaaaaaagagatgcttTGGGGTCAGTCATTTTTGGCTAATGTTACCATTTGGATGAACTTCACATTTTTATTCAAAGGCTCTAATATTAACCAGCCACACTCTCTGGAACTGTAATTACTTTTCTTCCACCCAGCTCATCTCCTGGAGAAGGCTAGGGGCCATTTGTTATATAGTTTAGGCTAGCAATGTTTCTGCATTTGAAACATGTTTGCTTTTAAGAACTTTCTTCTTCCCCACGGTTATATAGCAAGTTGAGGAATATCAAACATTAAACCAGTATTTCTAGACAGTTTAATACTTAACTATATTCCCAAGGTTCTGCCAACACCACTGATAACAGCTTACTAATacctaaggatttttttttttttttaaaaagatatcagACAGGGGCTCTATGAGCCACACTGGAATAACTACTTTTCACCAGATGGACAAGTGCTAAAAACTTATGAGGAGATTCCATTGTCAAATTAGGAGATCATAAGCAACAGTTAGTTAATGACTACTTGAATGTCCTTCTAAAGTGGGAAGCATACATATGCACAGGCTTTACAAACATTCATATTCCAGGGCTACCGGTATCTGAACCTTGAGAAGCCCAATTACTAATTAAAATACTCAGGAAAACTATTGCTGTTCAAAACTAAGGTTAATCCTCTACGACGGCAATAGAAAGGAAGACAGttaagcaacaacaacaaaagcattaAATAGCTACCCAAGTTATCCATTTAAAATACATGCAGTACTTAAGTAGGGACAAATATCGAAAAAAACAGGGAGCCAGGAGTTTCAGCAAACCTACTGATACCAGAGCTCCAGCTCTACCACAGAAGGTACAGTTAGGCTCTGTTCAATAGCTACCCGCTTGTCAAGACAAACTAAAGTTGGATACCAGCATTTAGAACGCTAGAGAATCTGTTCAAAACTCTTGCAGCTGTACAATCTAAACAGCTCCACAGACCAAACTGCTGTAACTCTGTGCAAATTAGTTACCAGCGCATTGAGAATTTAGGGACAGAGTGGAAATACCCAACTGTAAATTTTTTGGTTTACTGAAACAGCATTAACTACTAAGCATCTGCAACAAGAAAGCCTACAAACCAATAGAACTGTTTAAGCATCTAGACAAACTTACATAGCTCATTACGTATCTAGCTTGATCGCatgacaaaaaaatcaaattacttaaTTGGGCCATTATTACTTTTAGAAGCAGAAGAGACAGTGTTGACTTTTAAGTTAGTGGCTGATTTCACAAAGCATGTCTAATCAAATGCTGGTAACTAATCTGAACTAGTCTATAATCCAACAGTCAAAAAAAGGAATAGCCAAACAAAGCTTTATTACCACACAGTCAATATTCACTTCACCAAGAAATATTAGTTAGAAAATAACACCGATCCTTTTTGGtcctaaaactttttttttttttttaaatcttattctaATATTGACGTTTCAATCACAATGATATATCAGTAATCGCCGATCAACAATCCTGGTCATTTAACTTCTGCCAGTCTCATAGTAGGTGTGTTTTCTTATGCCCATTCCTACCTCATGAGGAGTCATTAAATTAGTTCATGACCATACCCAAATGCCTTCCCCTCCTCAAAAGTActgttaaagaaatattttcctaagtAAATATGCAACTTGGTTTTGGAATTTGAATTTTCAAAGCGTGGAAGGAATTTTAAGCATGCACCTATCCAAAAAGGACAGCTGCCAGAAGGGAAGTGTTGTCAGTCAAAGTGTATTCTTCCAAAGTAGACTCTAAATGGAAGCTGCATTAACCTAGGACAAATTTCTGCATGCAGTCTGAAAAGTTTCAAATTCAAGTTCTCTTTAACATTTACAGAGCAGGAAATTTGTTCTGGATGAAGTCAACGTGTCATTGTCCTGCTCTTTTAGCCAGTGGAACCTAATAGATAGcacaaaacatacagaaaagcatTCCTAGGATGCAGGCAACTGGCAGGGAGAAAGGTGGAGTGAAGCAAGCAGTGCAACCAAGACTGCTTTACAGGGGAGGTACAATTTCAACCCTTTTTGATTTGATAGATGGTATTCAGATTCCCCTCACAGTTTTGGGAGTAGGGAGGAAGGTAAGTGgggcaaaaaagttttttttttttttgtgtgtttgttttggacACATTTAATGAAACGTGGTCAGTTTGATCTGTTAAACTAAAATGGTAGACCAGCTTAAGTCGACACTGAGCTCTGACAATCAAGCCCAGGGAACCAGTGAAGGAACTTGTATGAACTTACAGCGCAAACCGTCAGCAGACTGGGAAGAGTTTTGAGGGTTACGGTAAATGTTCAAGAGGGCAATGGTCTGAAATACAAAACGCAACAACTTTatattatggaaaataattttaacaagaAACCGGTTTCCTTTAGGGTCGCTTTAGCCGAGTCTGTGCTGAAAGAGAGGTGGTTATTCTCTCCCAAGAAGGAGAACTTTCACTTAGCTGGTGACCTTTCTGAATCAACCTAACACTGTAAAGTAATAGAGATCTCATGATACtccattattgtatttttttttaaattttattcaccAATATTACTATAGAGGGGTTTTGCATGGTTTCAAGCACATATGTAATAGATGGCATCCAAACACAGTATTCAAATTACAAGCATGATAATTTGTTTGGCTTTGGTTTTACTGAATGGTTTCTTAGTAGCAAAACCCCAGGAAAGAAAGTAATACAATAATTACAGCATAACATGAAATCTCCATTTTCCTAAAAAAGTTAAGATGAAAGAAAACCCACAGTTTTGGGAAACTTACCGTACATCACATatatacctattttttttttttttgttaaatcaagaATTTGAGAAATGTCTGCAGTTTAACCCTTTAAAAAGAATGCAGCGTTACTAAGCAATCAAGATTCACTTTGCAGTGCAAAAGAGAATCTGCATCAAGTCCAATTTATGCAGTCAATTCTGCATTCTGAATTGCACACATTTGACAAGTTCTTGATCTATGCGCAAGAAGAGTTCCGTCACTTGTCCTGTTTGCAACAGCTTTATGTCAGCAGCTCAGAAGCCAACATTATTTTCTCATAATTAGGAGTGGGCTCTTTAAcaccattctttaaaaaaatttctccaaCTGTGGGACTTACAGTGTGAGCCGTCAGCCGTCTGTGCACTGTTTTGGGGGTTACGATAGATGTTTTGAATCAAGATGGtctgcggggaaaaaaaataaaaaggggaattCTACTGGCTGCTGTGCATATAATAGACAATTGCAAAGAGACAACTTGTTTGCAAAcagctaaaaataatattttattcttaaGACTTCCTTTTGTATTTGCAGAGTATCTTCCAAAATTGCATCCAGACCATCATAttatgaaaacagttttaattaaCCACCAAGAAAGAGCTGCATTGTCTCAACAGCTATCCTCAATAGGGGAGTTGTGAGGCACAGTAACCTAAAACATCGAACTACATGATGTTACGGAGATGCCTAGCTTTCGAGACCAGATTCATTATTGTaagtctaggggaaaaaaaaatagtgttatgTGCACAGCATATAATACATAATGCCACAGAGACTAAAATGTTAAACCAGACAGTAAGGTTTTTAGGCAAGAGCTACGTCTCATTTTGTGCATCAGGAATTTCTTGGTggaatttctgtttaaataataTAATAGCGTCATAGGTTCACATGTTTCCGATCCTTCAAATAAGGACAATATCCTTTTAGCCCTTCTGCTTTTTACTTGAAGAATTAGCCCAGGCAGACTTGAAACCTTACATTTGTACCGTTCTTCTTAAAATCAAGTTGtctgaaaaaacaaaccatgttTAAGTTAGTAAActaatattacaaaaaaaaatccaaacgtCCATATCACTGTAAGCAGCTCAAAAATTGAAATTTGATTACTTAAAATACAAGCTCAATGTTAGTTAGTATGAATCGCAATCCCCAAATATTATTTTAGCTTACACATTATTATTAGTCACAGTAAGAATT
This genomic interval from Calonectris borealis chromosome 1, bCalBor7.hap1.2, whole genome shotgun sequence contains the following:
- the U2AF1 gene encoding splicing factor U2AF 35 kDa subunit isoform X4; its protein translation is MRGNGTAWRKRHPRALPAPPEGEGRRGPRRSPNAGLAAPRACAKSRAPPSSPSSPPAGLGRSVSGAAAVTCAVGAGLSGGRAGGGRWRSIWPPSSEQRRTKSTVHFISKSELVVMETDVHGCTTNQHLARKRCCCKLACSRDQPVLTFRQLDFKKNGTNTILIQNIYRNPQNSAQTADGSHCAVSDVEMQEHYDEFFEEVFTEMEEKYGEVEEMNVCDNLGDHLVGNVYVKFRREEDAEKAVIDLNNRWFNGQPIHAELSPVTDFREACCRQYEMGECTRGGFCNFMHLKPISRELRRELYGRRRKKHRSRSRSRERRSRSRDRGRGGGGGGGGGRERDRRRSRDRERSGRF
- the U2AF1 gene encoding splicing factor U2AF 35 kDa subunit isoform X2 translates to MAEYLASIFGTEKDKVNCSFYFKIGACRHGDRCSRLHNKPTFSQTILIQNIYRNPQNSAQTADGSHCAVSDVEMQEHYDEFFEEVFTEMEEKYGEVEEMNVCDNLGDHLVGNVYVKFRREEDAEKAVIDLNNRWFNGQPIHAELSPVTDFREACCRQYEMGECTRGGFCNFMHLKPISRELRRELYGRRRKKHRSRSRSRERRSRSRDRGRGGGGGGGGGRERDRRRSRDRERSGRF
- the U2AF1 gene encoding splicing factor U2AF 35 kDa subunit isoform X1, whose amino-acid sequence is MAEYLASIFGTEKDKVNCSFYFKIGACRHGDRCSRLHNKPTFSQTIALLNIYRNPQNSSQSADGLRCAVSDVEMQEHYDEFFEEVFTEMEEKYGEVEEMNVCDNLGDHLVGNVYVKFRREEDAEKAVIDLNNRWFNGQPIHAELSPVTDFREACCRQYEMGECTRGGFCNFMHLKPISRELRRELYGRRRKKHRSRSRSRERRSRSRDRGRGGGGGGGGGRERDRRRSRDRERSGRF
- the U2AF1 gene encoding splicing factor U2AF 35 kDa subunit isoform X3; amino-acid sequence: MQEHYDEFFEEVFTEMEEKYGEVEEMNVCDNLGDHLVGNVYVKFRREEDAEKAVIDLNNRWFNGQPIHAELSPVTDFREACCRQYEMGECTRGGFCNFMHLKPISRELRRELYGRRRKKHRSRSRSRERRSRSRDRGRGGGGGGGGGRERDRRRSRDRERSGRF